From one Streptomyces sp. ICC1 genomic stretch:
- a CDS encoding 6-phosphofructokinase, producing MRIGVLTSGGDCPGLNAVIRSVVHRAVVDHGDEVIGFHDGWRGLLECDYRKLDLDAVSGILARGGTILGSSRVQPAHLRDGVERARGHVADLGLDAIIPIGGEGTLKAANLLSQGGLPIVGVPKTIDNDIASTDVTFGFDTAVGVATEALDRLKTTAESHQRVMVVEVMGRHTGWIALHSGMAAGAHAIVVPERPFDIEELTKIVGERFSQGKRFAIVVVAEGAKPAEGSSMALEAGGTDMYGHERFAGIGNRLAVELEDRLGKEARPVILGHVQRGGTPTAYDRVLATRFGWHAVEAAHRGEFGMLTALRGTDIEMVPLAEAVQTLKTVPAERYAEAQNVL from the coding sequence ATGCGCATAGGTGTGCTCACTTCCGGAGGCGACTGCCCCGGCCTCAATGCCGTCATCCGCTCCGTCGTACACCGCGCCGTCGTCGACCACGGGGACGAGGTCATCGGCTTCCACGACGGCTGGCGCGGCCTGCTGGAGTGCGACTACCGCAAGCTCGACCTGGACGCCGTGAGCGGCATCCTGGCCCGGGGCGGAACGATTCTGGGATCCTCCCGGGTCCAGCCCGCCCATCTGCGCGACGGCGTGGAGCGGGCCCGCGGCCACGTCGCGGACCTCGGTCTGGACGCCATCATCCCGATCGGCGGCGAGGGCACCCTGAAGGCCGCCAACCTGCTCTCGCAGGGCGGCCTGCCGATCGTCGGCGTCCCGAAGACGATCGACAACGACATCGCCTCGACCGACGTGACCTTCGGCTTCGACACCGCCGTCGGCGTCGCCACCGAGGCGCTGGACCGGCTGAAGACCACCGCCGAGTCCCACCAGCGCGTGATGGTCGTGGAGGTCATGGGCCGCCACACCGGATGGATCGCCCTGCACTCGGGCATGGCGGCGGGCGCGCACGCGATCGTCGTACCGGAGCGCCCCTTCGACATCGAGGAGCTGACGAAGATCGTCGGCGAGCGGTTCTCGCAGGGCAAGCGGTTCGCGATCGTCGTCGTCGCCGAGGGCGCCAAGCCCGCCGAGGGCAGCTCGATGGCCCTGGAGGCCGGCGGCACCGACATGTACGGCCACGAGCGGTTCGCCGGCATCGGCAACCGGCTCGCCGTCGAGCTGGAGGACCGGCTCGGCAAGGAAGCCCGGCCGGTCATCCTCGGCCACGTCCAGCGCGGCGGCACCCCCACCGCGTACGACCGGGTCCTCGCCACCCGCTTCGGCTGGCACGCGGTCGAGGCGGCGCACCGCGGCGAGTTCGGGATGCTGACGGCGCTGCGCGGCACGGACATCGAGATGGTGCCGCTCGCCGAGGCGGTGCAGACGCTGAAGACCGTTCCGGCCGAGCGGTACGCCGAGGCGCAGAACGTCCTGTGA
- a CDS encoding glutamine amidotransferase, protein MSDNSLRLVWVYPDLLSTYGDQGNALVVERRARRRGLDVQRVDVRSDQPIPTSGDIYLIGGGEDRPQRLAAERLLRDGGLERAVSNGAIVFSVCAGYQILGQEFVNDVGQRQEGLGLLDVVTVRGEGERCVGDVLADIDPRLGLPQLTGFENHQGVTHLGPTAKAFAHTRLGRGNGTGDGTEGAYNDTVFGTYMHGPVMARNPQIADLLLKLALDVNALPPIDDHWYEALRAERIAAATQPA, encoded by the coding sequence ATGAGCGACAACAGCCTGCGTCTGGTGTGGGTCTACCCCGACCTGCTCAGCACGTACGGAGACCAGGGCAACGCCCTCGTCGTGGAGCGCCGGGCCCGCCGGCGCGGCCTGGACGTGCAGCGCGTGGACGTGCGCAGCGACCAGCCGATCCCCACCTCGGGCGACATCTACCTGATCGGCGGCGGCGAGGACCGGCCGCAGCGCCTGGCCGCGGAGCGGCTGCTGCGCGACGGCGGCCTGGAGCGGGCCGTCTCGAACGGGGCGATCGTCTTCTCCGTCTGCGCCGGGTACCAGATCCTGGGGCAGGAGTTCGTCAACGACGTCGGCCAGCGCCAGGAGGGCCTCGGCCTGCTGGACGTGGTCACCGTGCGCGGCGAGGGCGAGCGGTGCGTCGGCGACGTCCTCGCGGACATCGACCCGCGGCTCGGCCTGCCGCAGCTGACCGGGTTCGAGAACCACCAGGGCGTCACGCACCTCGGCCCGACGGCGAAGGCGTTCGCGCACACCCGGCTCGGCCGGGGCAACGGCACCGGTGACGGCACCGAAGGCGCGTACAACGACACGGTGTTCGGCACCTACATGCACGGTCCCGTGATGGCGCGCAACCCGCAGATCGCGGACCTGCTGCTGAAGCTGGCGCTCGACGTGAACGCGCTGCCGCCCATCGACGACCACTGGTACGAGGCCCTGCGCGCCGAGCGGATCGCGGCCGCGACGCAGCCCGCGTAA
- a CDS encoding cytochrome c oxidase assembly protein codes for MDMHDMNMDLPPFTLGRGLEFSFDAFFLIGSLTGLALYAWGVLRLRRRGDSWPVGRTVAFTLGVLSVALMMCTKLNDYGMVMFSVHMVQHMVISMLSPILLLLGAPVTLALRALSPAARGHKGPRELLLMLLHSRYMKVVTHPVFTIPLFIASLYGLYFTPVFDFLMESKTGHIAMMVHFLAVGLFFFWPIMGVDPGPHRPGYVMRMLELFIGMPFHAFFGIALMMASQPMVKTYANPPASLGIDPLLDQQWGGGIAWAFSEIPSVLVLIALVYQWYHSEQRAAKRSDRAEDRSGDQELAAYNAYLASLQARGQ; via the coding sequence ATGGACATGCACGACATGAACATGGACCTGCCGCCCTTCACCCTCGGGCGCGGGCTGGAGTTCTCCTTCGACGCCTTCTTCCTGATCGGCTCGCTCACGGGTCTCGCCCTGTACGCGTGGGGCGTGCTGCGGCTGCGCCGGCGCGGGGACTCCTGGCCGGTCGGCCGGACGGTCGCCTTCACCCTCGGCGTGCTGAGCGTGGCCCTGATGATGTGCACCAAGCTGAACGACTACGGCATGGTCATGTTCAGCGTGCACATGGTCCAGCACATGGTGATCAGCATGCTCAGCCCGATCCTCCTGCTGCTGGGCGCGCCCGTGACGCTGGCGCTGCGCGCGCTGTCGCCGGCCGCCCGCGGCCACAAGGGACCGCGCGAGCTGCTGCTGATGCTGCTGCACAGCCGCTACATGAAGGTGGTCACCCATCCGGTGTTCACCATCCCGCTGTTCATCGCGAGCCTGTACGGCCTCTACTTCACGCCGGTCTTCGACTTCCTGATGGAGTCCAAGACCGGACACATCGCGATGATGGTGCACTTCCTCGCCGTCGGCCTCTTCTTCTTCTGGCCGATCATGGGCGTGGACCCCGGCCCGCACCGCCCCGGCTACGTGATGCGCATGCTGGAGCTCTTCATCGGGATGCCCTTCCACGCCTTCTTCGGCATCGCGCTGATGATGGCGAGCCAGCCCATGGTCAAGACGTACGCGAACCCGCCGGCGTCCCTCGGCATCGACCCCCTGCTCGACCAGCAGTGGGGCGGCGGCATCGCCTGGGCCTTCAGCGAGATCCCCTCGGTGCTGGTCCTGATCGCCCTGGTGTACCAGTGGTACCACTCCGAGCAGCGGGCCGCGAAGCGCTCCGACCGGGCCGAGGACCGCAGCGGGGACCAGGAGCTGGCGGCGTACAACGCGTATCTCGCCTCGCTCCAGGCGCGTGGCCAGTAG
- a CDS encoding lysophospholipid acyltransferase family protein: MFYHLLKHVILGPLLRLLFRPRIEGLENIPEEGAAIVAGNHLSFSDHFLMPAILKRRITFLAKAEYFTGPGVKGRLTAAFFRSAGQIPVDRSGKDAGQAALREGLGVLAKGELLGIYPEGTRSHDGRLYKGKVGVAAMALGAKVPVVPCAMVGTFEIQPPGQKIPSIRQVTIRFGRPLDFSRYEGMEGERSVLRAVTDEIMYEILALSGQEYVDRYAGEVKAEAEEARKKARRRTR; this comes from the coding sequence GTGTTCTACCACTTGCTCAAGCACGTGATCCTGGGGCCGCTGCTGCGGCTGCTGTTCCGGCCCCGGATCGAAGGACTGGAGAACATCCCGGAGGAGGGCGCCGCGATCGTCGCGGGAAACCACCTGTCCTTCTCCGACCATTTCCTGATGCCCGCGATCCTCAAGCGGCGCATCACCTTCCTCGCCAAGGCCGAGTACTTCACCGGGCCCGGTGTGAAGGGGCGGCTCACGGCCGCCTTCTTCCGCAGCGCCGGGCAGATCCCCGTGGACCGCTCCGGCAAGGACGCGGGTCAGGCCGCGCTCCGCGAGGGGCTCGGGGTGCTCGCCAAGGGCGAGCTGCTCGGCATCTACCCGGAGGGCACCCGCTCGCACGACGGGCGGCTGTACAAGGGGAAGGTGGGGGTGGCGGCGATGGCGCTGGGCGCCAAGGTGCCCGTCGTGCCGTGCGCGATGGTCGGCACCTTCGAGATCCAGCCCCCCGGCCAGAAGATCCCCAGCATCCGCCAGGTCACGATCCGCTTCGGGCGGCCGCTGGACTTCTCCCGGTACGAGGGGATGGAGGGCGAGCGGTCCGTGCTGCGGGCCGTCACGGACGAGATCATGTACGAGATCCTCGCGCTGTCCGGCCAGGAGTACGTCGACCGGTACGCGGGCGAGGTCAAGGCGGAGGCGGAGGAAGCACGGAAGAAGGCCCGGCGCAGGACGCGCTGA